The following proteins come from a genomic window of Meles meles chromosome 1, mMelMel3.1 paternal haplotype, whole genome shotgun sequence:
- the FOXE3 gene encoding forkhead box protein E3, whose translation MTGRSDMEPPAAFSGFPALPSVVPSGPPPSPLAGAEPGPEPEEAAVGRGEPEPAPAPGPGRRRRRPLQRGKPPYSYIALIAMALAHAPGRRLTLAAIYRFITERFAFYRDSPRKWQNSIRHNLTLNDCFVKVPREPGNPGKGNYWTLDPAAADMFDNGSFLRRRKRFKRAELPALPAAGPPPFPYAPYAPAPGPALLAPPPPAAAPGPSPPARLFSVDSLVSLPPELAGLGAPEPPCCAAPDAAAAFPPCPDAASPPLYSPGPERVGLPAPRPGPGPLPAEPLLALAGPAAALGPLGPGEAYLRPPGYAPGLERYL comes from the coding sequence ATGACCGGGCGCAGCGACATGGAGCCGCCCGCCGCTTTCTCGGGCTTCCCCGCCCTGCCCTCGGTCGTGCCGTCGGGGCCGCCGCCGTCGCCGCTCGCCGGGGCCGAGCCGGGGCCGGAGCCCGAGGAGGCGGCCGTGGGCCGCGGGGAGCCAGAGCCTGCCCCCGCGCCGGGCCCGGGACGGCGGCGGCGACGGCCCCTGCAGCGCGGGAAGCCGCCCTACTCGTACATCGCGCTCATCGCCATGGCGCTGGCGCACGCCCCGGGCCGCCGCCTCACGCTGGCCGCCATCTACCGCTTCATCACCGAGCGCTTCGCCTTCTACCGCGACAGCCCGCGCAAGTGGCAGAACAGCATCCGCCACAACCTGACGCTCAACGACTGCTTCGTCAAGGTGCCGCGCGAGCCGGGCAACCCGGGCAAGGGCAACTACTGGACGCTCGACCCCGCGGCCGCCGACATGTTCGACAACGGCAGCTTCCTGCGGCGCCGCAAGCGCTTCAAGCGCGCCGAGCTGCCCGCGCTGCCCGCCGCCGGCCCGCCGCCCTTCCCCTACGCGCCCTACGCGCCCGCGCCCGGCCCCGCTCTGctcgccccgccgccccccgccgccgCGCCCGGGCCCTCGCCACCCGCGCGCCTCTTCAGCGTCGACAGCCTGGTGAGCCTGCCGCCCGAGCTGGCGGGTCTTGGCGCCCCCGAGCCGCCCTGCTGCGCCGCGCCGGACGCCGCCGCCGCCTTCCCGCCCTGCCCGGACGCCGCCTCCCCGCCGCTCTACTCGCCCGGCCCCGAGCGCGTGGGGCTGCCGGCGccgcgccccggccccggcccgctCCCCGCCGAGCCCCTGCTGGCATTGGCCGGGCCCGCCGCCGCGCTCGGCCCGCtcggccccggggaggcctacctGCGGCCGCCGGGCTATGCGCCTGGGCTCGAGCGCTACCTGTGA